Proteins found in one Triticum urartu cultivar G1812 chromosome 4, Tu2.1, whole genome shotgun sequence genomic segment:
- the LOC125552771 gene encoding non-specific lipid transfer protein GPI-anchored 21-like has product MPAKYLQAFERRGDRSCTGVDCACRILTGNVPFGLPISRTLVISLPKVCKSLSVQLMCRDTATQIPAPPLYGLLHFAPGKLINTARKPFA; this is encoded by the exons ATGCCGGCCAAGTACCTGCAGGCGTTCGAGAGGAGAGGCGACCGGAGTTGCACCGGCGTCGACTGCGCGTGCCGCATCCTCACCGGAAACGTGCCCTTCGGCCTCCCCATCAGCCGCACCCTCGTCATTTCCCTCCCCAAGGTCTGCAAGTCCCTCTCCGTCCAGCTCATGTGCAGAG ATACAGCGACGCAAATCCCAGCTCCCCCCCTCTAC GGCCTATTGCATTTTGCTCCGGGGAAGCTAATTAACACTGCACGAAAACCCTTTGCTTAA